The following are encoded together in the Rhizoctonia solani chromosome 10, complete sequence genome:
- a CDS encoding Retrotransposon gag protein gives MSFSQMSDREVLDMVAQNMIILKKEFSQLQGAYEAQHDQIALLRAELEEHCDQSRNQHIFYSNQIQGAATSIQAVQDQLLHQSSSRSTVPPPPPPPSGTATTINPPPAPTSSNSDLKFAKPNKFSGKKEDALNFIIACQAYIRAKGANRSHEEKILWITLYFEGAAEDWVRPYKERKVFRGEAVPLLENVDVFWAEFTKHYVDTNRDEKYRQKWNNLRQKASVQEYTCEFQQYSVSLGYSDETLRDKYYDGLKNDIKDIMLSTMFQWRCATAQQVYDKAEEIANHIESTRLSNPSVPTIRAPSSAVPTSSSNPTPTRTRLNVGDNVYMIDPTTRRAKKGAITSIVQTTSGNMPNVRWNGETKDTMIPFPSLKKDERPAAAAPIKPIIAPTPVLASSSKGPGPMDLDGRGFANLTCHVCGGKGHFARNCPSKPMSGHVADIEWSWERPKEENQIEVVSDEEESGKGKAKAD, from the coding sequence AGCGTTACTAAGGGCGGAACTTGAAGAACATTGCGATCAATCGCGCAATCAACATATTTTTTATTCAAACCAAATTCAAGGGGCGGCTACTTCCATCCAGGCCGTACAAGACCAGCTTCTTCACCAATCCTCCTCTCGTTCCACAGTTCCACCCCCACCGCCTCCACCTTCTGGCACTGCCACCACTATCAATCCCCCACCTGCCCCTACATCTTCTAATTCCGATTtgaaatttgccaagccaaATAAGTTTAGTGGCAAAAAAGAAGACGCCCTTAATTTCATTATTGCATGTCAAGCCtatataagggcaaaaggAGCCAATAGATCTCACGAGGAGAAAATCTTGTGGATAACATTGTATTTTGAAGGTGCAGCAGAAGATTGGGTTCGCCCAtataaggaaaggaaggtaTTTAGGGGAGAGGCGGTTCCACTTTTGGAAAATGTTGATGTGTTTTGGGCCGAATTTACTAAGCATTACGTGGACACAAACCGTGATGAAAAGTACCGTCAAAAATGGAATAATCTACGACAGAAAGCTTCAGTTCAAGAATACACTTGTGAATTTCAGCAGTATTCAGTGTCCTTGGGCTACAGTGACGAAACCTTACGTGACAAGTACTACGACGGCCTCAAAAATGACATCAAGGACATTATGCTATCCACgatgttccaatggcgttgTGCTACGGCCCAACAGGTCTATGATAAGGCAGAGGAAATTGCAAACCATATTGAATCCACTCGCCTATCCAATCCGTCGGTCCCTACTATTCGTGCCCCTTCCTCTGCCGTCCCCACTTCCAGTTCcaaccccactcccactcgtaCACGTCTAAATGTGGGAGATAATGTATATATGATTGATCCCACTACTCGtcgcgccaagaaaggcgctattACTTCAATTGTACAAACAACTTCTGGCAATATGCCCAATGTCAGGTGGAATGGGGAAACAAAGGATACAatgatcccattcccatcTCTCAAAAAGGACGAACGCCCTGCTGCAGCCGCCCCCATCAAACCAATCATTGCTCCCACACCTGTTTTGGCCTCAAGCTCTAAAGGTCCAGGTCCTATGGACCTTGATGGAAGGGGCTTTGCAAATCTCACCTGCCATGTATGCGGAGGTAAAGGCCATTTTGCGCGCAATTGTCCCtctaagcccatgtctggacatgtggctgaTAtcgaatggtcttgggaaaggcccaAGGAAGAAAATCAAATTGAGGTTgtctctgatgaggaagagtcgggaaaagggaaagccaaggccgattaa
- a CDS encoding Retrotransposable element Tf2 protein: MSWLKKHNPQILWEKHTLVFNSLYCSNNCLATPAVLELKAVEEIPVPYQEFARVFSEEESSKLPPHCPYNIAIELLPDAKPRHGPIYSLGPREDVELRETIEKQLKAGLIRPSKSPMASPILFVKKKNGKLRIMTKKNAYPLPLPQNLIEKLQGAKIFSKFDLRAGYNLVRIKEGDEWKTAFKTKYGLFEYLVMPFGLTNAPAAFQDMMNKIFRDLLDVYVIIYLDDILVFSLNEKDHEIHVRKVLKRLQDNDLFCNIEKCHFHVKKIDYLGFIILEFGIEVDQSKVTDAMNWSTPKNVKNIQEFLGFVNFYRQFIPNFGNLARPLYNLLKKDSLWKWELAEQQSFDSLKKRLTSAPLLLQPDTTKQFYIECDASDYATGAILSQRNPEGKLAPVAYLSKSLSPAEKNYNIFDKELLAVIRAFKEWRHLLEGSELPVQVLTDHKNLEYFSTSQSLNKRQIRWANFLVDYNFQIIYRPGAQNKKADILSRRYDLVPLEGGVENQVLLKPELFISSITPDQEINDLIGEAIYEDERLKEILYKLQNKNKVVDWELKEGLLWFQGKIFVPKDETIRNLILESRHDALAAGHPGQARTLELVSRNYYWPSLKKFVNSYVNHCETCIWSKPTNQVPIGLLKPLQIPERPWEDIAYNMIVGLPVSEGFDAILTVIDRFSKMVHFIPTQSTASAINIANLFITYVWKLHGLPRSTVSDRGPTFNAKFIRHLYKRLDIKPTYSTAYHPQTDGQTEQIQREAEIFIQMFGNHRQSDWVSLLPIAKFALNNLKQSSTGKSPFQICYGVNPRFSVGQKSDESVPNADKHAEFLEKGYDEVKAALSLSQERMKHFYNQRHREEEEIQVGDKVWLSHQNISTDRPSIKLSHKKLGPYLVIEKIGLHAYKLQLPHTMRIHPVFHINLLTKFHPNPHGRDPPQPAPIITEEGEEEYEVEKILDSKWKGRGKTKKLWYLVKWKGYDEGSNSWEPIDNVGNAQEILEEFHKEHPDAVGA, encoded by the exons atgtcatggttgaaaaaacacaatccccaaattttgtgggaaaaacatacacttgttttTAATTCTCTATATTGTTCCAACAACTGTTTAGCCACACCTGCTGTTTTAGAGCTCAAAGCAGTGGAAGAAATTCCTGTCCCTTATCAAGAATTTGCTAGAGTATTCTCAGAAGAGGAATCGTCAAAATTACCACCCCATTGTCCTTACAACATCGCCATTGAACTACTCCCCGACGCAAAACCCCGACATGGTCCCATCTACAGCCTAGGCCCAAGGGAAGATGTGGAACTCAGGGAAACCATTGAAAAGCAACTGAAGGCAGGCTTGATCCGCCCGTCTAAATCTCCCATGGCTTCCCCCATATTATttgtcaagaagaaaaacgGGAAATTACGCAT catgaccaagaagaacgccTATCCCCTACCCTTGCCACAGAATCTTATTGAAAAACTACAAGGCGCTAAGATttttagtaaatttgatctcaGGGCAGGATATAACTTAGTCCGAATTAAAGAAggcgacgaatggaaaacagcctttaaaacaaaatacggattatttgagtacttggttatgccctttgggttaaCAAATGCGCCAGCGGCTTTTCAAGATATGATGAACAAAATATTCAGGGATCTTCTGGATGTTTATGTCATCATATACCTGGACGATATCCTAGTCTTCTCCTTGAACGAGAAAGATCATGAAATTCATGTGCGCAAAGTGCTAAAGAGGCTACAGGACAATGACCTCTTTTGTAATATTGaaaaatgccacttccatgtcaagAAGATCGACTATCTAGGGTTCATTATATTGGAATTTGGTATAGAAGTCGACCAATCTAAAGTCACAGATGCCATGaattggtcaacacctaagaatgtcaaaaacatccaagaattcttaggatttgtgaacttttATAGACAATTTATCCCCAATTTTGGTAACTTGGCACGACCCCTATACAATTTGCTCAAAAAGGACAGCCTATGGAAATGGGAATTGGcggaacaacaatcctttgaCAGTTTAAAGAAACGCCTCACTTCAGCGCCACTACTCCTACAGCCGGATACAACAAAACAGTTCTACATAGAATGCGATGCATCGGACTATGCCACTGGAGCTATATTATCCCAACGCAACCCTGAAGGGAAACTAGCTCCAGTAGCCTATCTATCCAAGTCACTGTCCCCTGCTGAAAAGAATtacaacatttttgacaaggaactattggcagtcattagggcatttaaagaatggcgccatttACTGGAAGGATCAGAGTTACCAGTTCAAGTTCTAACAGATCATAAGAATTTGGAGTATTTCTCTACATCACAATCCCTGAACAAACGTCAAATTCGATGGGCAAATTTCCTAGTAgactacaatttccaaatcatCTACAGACCAGGAGCACAAAATAAGAAGGCAGATATCCTCTCTAGACGCTATGATctagtaccccttgaagggggggtagagaaccaagttctctTGAAACCAGAACTTTTCATCTCATCAATCACCCCAGATCAGGAAATTAACGACCTGATTGGTGAAGCAATCTATGAGGATGAGCGTCTTAAAGAGATCTTGTACAAGCTCCAGAACAAGAATAAAGTAGTTGACTGGGAGTTAAAAGAAGGATTACTATGGTTTCAAGGGAAAATATTTGTACCTAAGGATGAGACTATCAGGAACCTTATTCTAGAGTCCAGACATGACGCTTTAGCAGCAGGGCATCCAGGACAGGCCAGAACATTGGAACTTGTCTCCCGAAATTATTACTGGCCTTCCCTAAAGAAATTTGTCAACTCTTATGTCAACCATTGTGAAACCTGCATTTGGTCCAAACctacaaatcaagtacctaTAGGTCTATTAAAGCCAttacaaattcctgaacgtcCTTGGGAAGATATAGCATACAATATGATTGTAGGATTACCAGTATCAGAAGGGTTTGACGCTATCCTCACTGTCATTGACCGGTTCTCAAAAATGGTACATTTCATTCCCACTCAATCCACGGCGTCTGCTATCAACATTGCCAATTTGTTCATCACATACGTATGGAAATTACACGGTCTACCTAGGAGTAcagtctcagatagaggtcCCACTTTTAATGCCAAGTTCATTCGTCACTtatataaaaggctggacatcAAGCCCACATACtctacagcctaccatccgcaaacagatggacagacagaacagATACAAAGAGAGGCTGAAATCTTCATTCAAATGTTTGGGAATCACCGACAATCAGACTGGGTATCATTACTCCCTATAGCCAAGTTTGCCCTTAATAACTTAAAGCAATCTTCCACGGGtaaatcccctttccaaatatgTTACGGAGTAAATCCACGATTCTCTGTGGGCCAAAAATCAGATGAATCCGTTCCCAATGCAGACAAACATGCAGAATTCCTAGAAAAAGGCTACGATGAAGTCAAAGCAGCACTCTCATTGtcacaagaaaggatgaaacatTTCTACAACCAACGTCAcagagaggaagaagaaattcaagtaggagATAAGGTCTGGTTAAGCCATCAAAATATATCCACCGACAGACCGTCCATTAAACTCAGCCATAAAAAGTTAGGACCCTACTTAgtaattgaaaaaattggTTTGCATGCGTATAAATTACAACTACCCCATactatgcgcatacacccagtcTTTCATATCAACCTTCTAACAAAGTTCCACCCCAATCCTCACGGACgtgatcctcctcaacctgcaccaatcatcacagaagaaggtgaagaggaatacgaagtagaaaaaatcctagatagcaaatggaaaggacgAGGGAAAACAAAGAAGTTATGGTAcctggtcaaatggaaaggatatgatgaaGGAAGTAATTCATGGGAGCCAATAGACAATGTGGGAAATGCTCAAGAAATCCTAGAAGAATTTCACAAGGAACATCCTgacgcagttggagcttga